The Thermobifida halotolerans sequence GTCGGCTCGTGCCCGAACTGCTGGGCTCCGGTCACCGGGTGCGCTGTCTGGCCCGCTCCCCGGAGAAGCTCCGCGACCACCCGTGGCGCGCGGACGTGGACGTCGTGCGGGGGGACGTGCTGGACCGGGAGAGCCTGGCTCCGGCTCTGGAGGGCGTGCACACCGCCTACTACCTGGTGCACTCGATGGGCGGTGGGACCGACTTCGCCCGCCGGGACGAGCGGGGGGCGCGCAACTTCGCCGCCGCCGCCCACGCCGCCGGGGTCCGCCGCATCGTCTACCTCGGCGGCCTCACCCCGAAGGGGGGCCGCCTCTCCCCGCACCTGCGTTCCCGGGCCCAGGTGGGCGACATCCTCCTGGCCTCGCCCGTGCCGACAGCGGTGCTGCGGGCCGCGGTCATCGTCGGCTCGGGTTCGGCCTCCTTCGAGATGCTGCGCCACCTCACCGAGCGGCTTCCGGTGATGACCACTCCCCGCTGGGTGGCCACCCGCGTGCAGCCGGTCGCGGTACGGGACGTGCTACGCCTGCTCGCGCGGTGCGCGGAACTGCCCGCCGACGTCAACCGCGCCTTCGACGTCGGCGGACCGGACGTCCTCACCTACGCCGAGATGATCCAGCGGTTCGCCCGCGTCGCCGGAATCCGGCGGAGGCTGATCATTCCCGTCCCGGTGCTCTCCCCCGGCCTGTCGAGCCTGTGGGTGGGCGTGGTCACCCCGGTTCCGGCCGCTGTCGCGCGCCCCCTGGTGGAGTCGCTGCGCAACGAGGTGGTCTGCCGCGAGAACGATCTGGCCGACCTGCTCGACGACCACGACCGGATGGGCTTCGACGAGGCGGTGCGCCTGGCGCTGCGCCGTGTCCGGGAGGCGCGGGTGGACACCCGGTGGTCGTCCGCTGCCTGGCCGTCGGCCCCCGCGGACCCGCTGCCCACCGACCCGGACTGGGCGGGCGGCTCGCTGTACGTCGACGAGCGGGTCCGCGCGGTCGCGGCGCCCCGCGAGGCGCTGTGGCGGGTCATCGAGGGAATCGGCGGCGCGCGCGGCTGGTACTCGTGGCCGCTGGCGTGGGCGGCGCGCGGCTGGCTGGACCGGTTGGGCGGCGGGGTGGGTCTGCGGCGGGGACGCCGCGACCCGGACCGACTGCGCGTGGGCGACTCCCTCGACTTCTGGCGGGTCGAGGAGATCGAACGCGGTGCGCTGCTGCGGCTGCGCGCCGAGATGCGGCTGCCCGGATCGGCCTGGCTGGAGTTGCGCGCGGACACCGAGAACGGGACCACCCGCTACCGGCAGCGCGCGCTGTTCCGCCCGCGCGGCCTCGGCGGCCACCTGTACTGGCACGGCGTCACCGTCTTCCACGGGATCGTCTTCGACTCGATGGCCACCAACATCGCCGCCGCGGCCGTACGCGAGTCCGCCCACCAACCGGCGTGATCCGGACCACAGCGTGAAGGGCGTGCTGCGCGGGCCCACCGTCACCGGTGGGGGCGTCAGCGCGGCCGGTGCGGCGTCGGCCGCGACCTTCGCCGCTGGTCGCGGTGCCGCCGCGGCCGTTCCCGCTCCGGTCGGCGTTCCTGGCCGCTCTCGGAGTGCTGCTGGACGCACTGGTCGTGCGCTCCCCGACGGTTTGCGCACTCGGTCCGGACGTGGGCCGCGCGATGGGGATGGCCCCAGCCGACCGGCCCGCCGGTCCTGCCCCCGGGCGCGTCCCGCACCGGCTTCGGGCGGGGCGTCTCCGGAGGCTTCCCGACAGCTCCGCCGCCCCGGGATCAGGACCAGACCACGTGGGCCCTGGTACGCCACAGCTCCAGGACGGAAGCGTCCCCGGTCACGGTGAGACCGGTGGCGCCGCGCCGGTTCCACAGCAGCGCGTACAGGTCACCGGCGTTCCCGGTGACCGTGCACTCGGCGGCGCCCTCGGCCCGTTCGGTGTCCACGCCGTGCGGCGCGATGGTGACCAGCCAGGCGTCGCCGGTGTCGACGGCCCGCACGGCCAGCGTGCGGGGCGGGTCGGCGGTGATCCGCCCGTTGCGTCGGGCGAAGAAGCCGAAGAGCAGCTCGTCGACGCCGTCGACCGCGAGGTCGGCGGACACCGCAGCGGTGCCGCCCGCCGCCGCCTCGGCGTCCATCCGGTGCACCGCGGTCTCGTGGGCCTGGCGGCGCGCCCAGAACGCGACCGGGGAGGGAGCGGGCAGGAAACTCCAGCACTCGACCGCGGGATCCGCCGCCGCCAGGGTCTCCACGAGCCGGGTGTGCCCCTCACGGAACCAGTCGACCAGTCCGCCGTCGTCCGGCCGGGTCCCCGTGATCCGCTTCGCGTCCTCCGCTCCCGGCGGCCGGGCGAGCGGCCCGCCCACGATCGCCGCCGCCCAGCGGTGTACCCCGCCGGTGTGCCGCAGCAGGTCCCGCACCCGCCAGTCGGGGCAGGTGGGAACCTTCGCGTCCAGTCCAGCGGCCTCGGCGGCGTCGGCCATGCGCGCACCCTCCACGCGCAACCAGTGGACATGCTCGTCCCGTTCCACCGTCACCTCTCCTCGTCTCCGGGGGTCGTGCCGCTTCGGAGACCCCCCGGGCACGTCGGCGGAGAGGGGTCTCTGCGGGTTCGGGGCCGTTCGGCGTCCGTGCCGCCTCAGTCCCAGGGCCAGATCACGTGAGCTCTGGTACGCCACAGTTCCAGGACGGAAGCGTCCCCGGTCACGGTGAGACCGGTGGCGCCGCGTCGGTTCCACAGCAGCGTGTACAGGTCACCGGCGTTCCCGGTGACCGTGCAGTCGGCCATCCCGTAACCGCGTGCGGTGTCCACGCCGTCCGGTCCGATGGTGACCAGCCAGGCGTCGCCGGTGTCGACGGCCCGCACGGCCAGCGTGCGCGGCGGCTCGGCGGTGACCTGCGGGTTGCGGGAGGTGAAGAAGTGACGCAGGATCTCGTCGACGCCGTCGGCCGCGAAACCGGCGGACACCGGGGTCGCGCCTCTTCCCGCGGCCTCGGCGTCGATGCGGTGGATGGTCGTCTCGTGGGCCTGGCGGCGCGCCCAGAACTCCACCGGGGACGGCGCCGGTTGGAAACTCCAGCACTCCGTGTCCAGGTCCGCCGCTCCCAGGACGTCCACGAGCCGGGCGTGGCCGTCCCGGAACCAGGGGAGCAGTCCGTCGTCGTCCTCCGGCCAGTCGCGCACGATCGCCGCGTGCTCCTCTCCCCGGGGACGCTTCGTCAGCCGCCCGCCCACGATCGCCGCGGCGAACCGGTGCACTCCGCCGGTGTGCCGCAGCAGGTCCCGCACCCGCCAGTCGGGGCAGGTGGGAACCTTCGCGTCCAGTCCGGCGGCCTCGGCGGCGTCGGCCATGCGCGCACCCTCCACGCGCAACCAGCGAACGTGGTCGTCTCGTCGCGTCCTCACCGTTGTTCACCTCCAGGGGGCATACCTTCTCAAGGCAACCACACGGTGTTCAGGCGCGAATCGGCGGATCGACCGAAATCGTTCAGAACCGGGCCGCGGACTGCTCGACGGCCCGGGTGGTCCCCATGATGGCGGCCGACACCAGCGCCGGCCGGTCCGCCATGGGCACGTGGCCGCACCCCGGCAGGCTGACCAGGCGGGCGTGCGCGATGCGCGCGGCGGCCCGGCGCGCCGCACGCGGGGTGAGGATGCGGTCGCGGTCCCCCCAGCCGACGGTCACCGGACACTCCACGGTGTCCGCGGTGAACGAGTAGGCGGCGACCTCGGGAGCCAGCCGGGTGAAGGGAGATCCGGCGGAGAGCACGGTGGCGTCGAAGCGCACGTCGTTGTGGTGCCGGATGTCGGGGTCGCCGCGCAGCACCCGCCGCGCGACGGTCCGCATGAGCGGGCTGTCGGCCACTGCCACCCGGATGTGTTCGGGCACCCGCGCGGCCACTCCCATCCCCAGGGTGAGCAGACGGTTTCCCACGTTCTCGGGCCCGACGGTGAATCCGATGGGCGAGAACACGGTGGCCGAGGCGGCGGTTCCGCGCGCGGCCAACTCCAGTGCGATCGCTCCGCCCAGCGAGTTGCCCGCCAGGTGCGGTCTGCGCAGCCCCAACCGGGCGCAGAACCGCTCCACCGCGTCCACCAGCCAGGCGATGTCGTAGCGCTCCCCCGCACCGGGCGCGCTGGAGGCGCCGAAGCCCGGCAGGTCCAGCGCGATCACGTCGTGCGCGGTGTCCAGCATCCGCAGCACCGGCCGCCACGCCTGCCTACGGTGTCCCAGTCCGTGCAGCAGCACCAGAGGGCTGCCGCCTCCCCGTCTTTCGTAAACAATTCGCGACTCCCCCATGAATCACAGCTGTACCCGAGGAGGAAAAGGACATGCCCAAACGTCGAGCCCCACGGAATTCACACACGTTATGGCAGGTTTTCCGATACTTTTCCCACCGGACCGCCGCCCCGGTCGGCGGCGGTCCCTCCGGCCTGCCGATCCGGCGGGAGCCGACGTTGCCCGTCCAGCCGATTCCCGCCCTCAGCGGCGGCTGGGCGGCCGACGACCTCGACCGACCGGAGCGGCCTCGCCATCGACGTGGCCCCCAGGGGACTGGCGCGGTGACCGGAACCGCCGCTCACGGAATCCGGCGGGCCAGGCGCTCGTAGTCGACGACCATGCCGTTACCGTCCACGGTCAGGCCGAACGCCCCGAATCCGGAGTCGCGGTACTCGTAGCGGTCCAGCCCCTCCGAGGGGGGCAGGCGGGTGTAGCGCTGCCGCATCCGCTTGACCTTCAGTCCCGGCACGTCCACCCAGGCGACGTGGATGTCCCGGTGCTCTCCCGGTTCCAGTCCCAGGCGGCGGATGGGCAGCGTGTTGGTGAGCGGGGCCGCCGCCACGTCCACGTCCACGCACCCCTCCAGCTCGGGGGCCGCCGTGCCGTTGACCGTCCACTGCCCCGCCCGGTTCACCAGTTCCAGGGTGTGCGTGCCGCGCGCGTCGACGACGTCCACCCGAGCCTCCCTGGTCGTCCACGCCAGGTCGGTGTGCACGCTGAACCGGCACGAATAGCGTTCTCGCAGGTCGGCGACGACCTCACCGGCTTCCAGGCGGAACCCGCGCCGTTCGGTGACGAGGGTGCCGACGCAGAGCCCCTCGGCGACGTCAAGCCGGGACCAGGCGACAGGGAGCTCGTTCTTGGGGCTCATGTCGACCGTTCTACCGGTATTTCCCGCTTTGATGCCACACCCGGTGTCCGGTTCGTGACGCGGCGGAGGGCGCTTTCCGGTGGGCGTGGTCCGCCCTCCGCCGACGCCGGAGGTCAGGTGCCGCTCGCGACCTCCTCCTCGACCCTCCGGAAGTCCGCCGCCAACTGTTCCGTCGTCTTCGGACCGAGCGGGTTGAGCGCGAGGATCGCGACCACGGAGGCGAGCACCGCCGGGACCATCGCGTACAGGCCGACCGGGTCGACGCTCGGCCAGACCAGCGCGACCGCGCCGCCCGCGACCATGCCCGCCAGCGCGCCCACCCAGTTCATCCGGCGCCAGTACAGCGCCAGCACGATGACCGGACCGAACGCCGCGCCGAACCCGGCCCAGGCGTAACCCACGAGTTCGAGGACGCTCTCCTCACTGGTGAGAGCGAGGGCACCGGCTGCGACCGCCACCCCGACCACGGCGAACCTGCTGGGCCAGACCGGCGCGGTGGGCGAGGCGCCGCGGCGGACGAGAACGCGGTAGCCGTCCTCGGTCAGCGCCGCGGCGGCGACCAGCAGTTGCGAGTCGGCGGTGCTCATCACCGCGGCGAGGACCGCCGAGAGCAGGAAGCCCGCGACCCACGGGTTCATGAGCGTCTGGATCAGCGACAGGAACACGCTCTCGGGGTTGCCCAGCGGCTCGTCGAAGTAGGCGATGCCGACGAACCCGACGAGGACGGCCAGGGCCATCGCGGTGACCGCCCACGCGACGCTGACCACTCTGGCCCTGGCGATGTGGGCGACCGAGCGGATGCCCATGAACCGGGCCAGGATGTGCGGCTGCCCGAAGTAGCCGATTCCCCAGGCCAGGCCGGAGATGATCACCAGAACGCCGAGGGTGTCGGTGGGCCGCCACGCGCCGTCGGACAGGGACACCCCGCCGAACGCGGAGAAGAGGGCGTCACCGCGCGCGGTCACCCCGTCGACGACCCCGCCGAAGCCGCCGAGCGCGACCAGGGCGGCCACGAGGACCGCCAGCAGCGCGAGCCACATCATGACCGCCTGGATCACGTCCGTGAAGCTGACCGCGAGGAAACCGCCGAGGAAGGTGTAGAGCACGATGATCGAGGCGCCCAGGACCACCGCCACCGCGCCCGGCAGGTCGAAGACCTGGTCGAACAGCACGGCCATGGCGACCAGGCCGGAGGCCACGTAGAACAGGTAGAACACCAGGATGAGCAGGGCGGAGACGCCGCGCAGCAGGCCGCGCCGCTCACCGAACCGGTTCTCCAGGAAGGACGAGAGGGTCAGGGAGTCGGACTCCCCTCCGCTGCGGGCGTCCGTGGCGCGTTCGGTGTAGACCCGCAACCGGGGCGCGACGACGCGCCAGCTCGCGTAGAAGCCGACGGCCAGACCGACCGCGATCCACGCCTCACCCAGGCCGGAGAGGTAGATCGCGCCGGGCAGGCCCAGTAGCAGCCAGCCGCTGAAGTCACTGGCGTTGGCGCTGAGGCCGGACACCCAACTGTTGAGTCGGCGTCCGCCGAGGAAGAAGTCGGAGGGGGATGATGTGCGCCGGTACATCCACAGGCCGATGCCCACCATCACCGCGAAATAGGCGGCGAAGGTGAGCACCGAGGCCAGTACGGAGTCGGTCATGGGGGGCTCCTCACTACCCGCAACCGGGCAAAAGTGACTTAAGCCACATAGTGCTTCCGGAGAACGCCCCGATCAACCCCCACCCCGCCTCCGGCGGCAGGACGGGGCCGCTCCACGGGGAGCAGCCCCGTCACCGGAACGGTCAGTCGTCACCGCGAGGAGTGATGTTGACCCCGCCGCCGGACGGCACCGGAATCACCTCGATGTCGCCGTTCTTCAACGCCTCGTAGAGGACGTAGCCCTCGGGGCCGAGAACCTCGACGAGCTGCTCGATCGCCTCCAACTCCATCTCGACGCGCTTGTTCTCCTCCTCCTGGGCGGCCGTCTCCTCGATGGCCGTCTGCGCCTTGGTGAGGGCCTCGCGCACGTCCGCCGGCGGAACCGGCTGCTGGATCGTCAACTGCGGGGCGCCGCACTCCTGGCCCTCGGCGCCGGTGTAGTCCAGGGAGCAGAAGAACTCGCCGCCGCCCTGCTCCGCGATGTAGGCGGACAGCAACTCCCCGACCTTCTTCTCCCACTCGGCCTTGGCCTCGGCCGAGGTGTACAGGTCGCGCCAGGAGTAGTCCTTGCTGGCGTCGTCGAGGGCGCGGTTCAACGGCTGCCCGATGTAGGTGGCCAGCATCCGCACCCAGCCCGCGTCGGTGTCGGCGTCGTACTTCAGCCCGATGCGCTCGTGCCACTCGCGCAACGTCTCGCAGGTCGGGTTGAGGGTGAACGTGACCACCCCCTCCACGGTCAACTCCAGGTCGTCGTTGGACACGACGGTGGCCGGGGGCGCCTCGGCGTGCTCGGAGCCGCTGAACGTGAACGTGCGCTGGCCGCCCGGGTAGACGAAGGTCTGGTCACCGGGGCCGTAGTACTCGCGCTCACCGGGCTCGACACAGTTGTCGAACGTGGTGGAGGAGAACGCTCCGGAATCGTACTCCAACCCCACCTGGTCGGGTCCGGTGGACACGGAGCAGGCGGTGAGTCCCAGCACGGTCAGGGCGGCAGCGATACGGGGGGTCTTCACTGGGCGTCCATCTCCCTGTCGGTCGTCCTCCCCCCGGGAGCGCCGGGCGGGGAGGAGCGGGGACCGGTGTGCTCGGCGACGGACCGGGCCGCGGCCGACTCCGAGACGTGTCACATGCCGTGGGGCCGTGGCCACCGGTCGGGTTCACATCTTCTCTCTTCGGAGTCCCGAAGACACCCCCCGGTTCCCCGTCCGGCCGATCCCCCGCGACGCGGCGGGGCCGCGGCCCCGCCGCAGAATTCTCCCAGAGGGGGTTCTCCCCCTCCGCGGGAGAGGGAGAGCCACCGTGTAGTCCCGGGTCAGTCCCAGGACAGGCCGCCGCCCGTCTGGTACTCGATCACCCTCGTCTCGAAGAAGTTCTTCTCCTTCTTCAGGTCCATCATCTCCGACATCCACGGGAACGGGTTCTCCGTCTCGCCGAAGATCGGAGCCAGTCCGATCTGCTCGGCGCGGCGGTCGGTGACGAAGTGCATGTACTGCTCGCACAACTCCGCGTTGAGGCCCAGAATGCCGCGCGGCATGGTCTCCCGGCCGTAGGCGACCTCCAACGCGCACGCCTCGACGAGCATGGTGCGCACCTCGTCCTGGAACTCCTCGGTCCACAGGTGCGGATTCTCGATCTTGATCTGGTTGATCACGTCGATGCCGAAGTTCAGGTGGATGCTCTCGTCGCGCAGGATGTACTGGTACTGCTCGGCGACCCCCACCATCTTGTTGCGCCGCCCCAGCGACAGGATCTGCGCGAACCCGGTGTAGAACCACATGCCCTCGAACACCACGTAGAAGGCGACGAGGTCGCGCAGGAACGCCTGGTCCGCCTCCGGTGTGCCGGTGGTGAAGTCCGGGTTCTCCAGGTTGCGGGTGTAGCGCAGCGCCCACGCGTCCTTCTCGGTGATCGAGGGCACCTCGCGGTACATGTTGAACAGCTCGCCCTCGTCCAGGCCGAGGCTCTCGCAGACGTACTGGAAGGTGTGCGTGTGCACGGCCTCCTCGAACGCCTGCCGCAGCAGGTACTGGCGGCACTCGGGGTTGGTGAGGTGCCGGTAGACCGCCAGCACGATGTTGTTGGCCACCAGCGACTCGGCGGTGGCGAAGAAGCCGAGGTTGCGCTTGATCATGAGCCGCTCGTCCTCGGTGAGGCCGTCGGGAGACTTCCACAGCGCGATGTCGGCCTGCATGGCGACCTCGGTCGGCATCCAGTGGTTGTTGCATCCGGCCAGGTACTTCTCCCACGCCCAGCGGTACTTGAGCGGCAGCAGCTGGTTGACGTCGGCGCGGGAGTTGATCATCCGCTTGTCCGTGACGTCGACGCGGGCGGCGCCGCTCTGGATCTCACCGAGACCGGTGCTGTCGGCGGTGGTGGTCATGGGTTCCTTTCGGTTCGCTCGGGGCGCGGCCGTGCCCGCCCCGGGAGGGCACGGCCGCGGGAGAGAGGGGGAGCGGCGCCCGCTACTGGCAGGCTTCGCAGTCGGGGTCGTCCAGCGAGCAGAACGCTGCGTCCGGGTCGAGGTCGGGGGCCGGCGCCGCTCCGGGGGCCGGGTTCGGCGGGACGGCGGTCGGGCGGGGCGACGGGCTCGGGGAGGGAGTGGGCGACGGACTCGGGGAAGGCGCCGCGGCCGCCACGGGCGCGACCGCGTTGAGCCTGCCGTCGGTGCCCCTGAGCGTGCTCTTCTCCACGTGCGTGGCGCTCTGCGACCGCAGGTAGTAGGTGGTCTTGAGCCCCCTGCGCCAGGCCCGCCGGTACAGCTCGTCGAGCTTGCGTCCGCTCGGCTCGGCCATGTACAGGTTCAGCGACTGCGCCTGGTCGAGCCACTTCTGCCGCCGCGACGCCGCGTCCACCAGCCAGGACGGGTCGATCTCGAAGGCGGTGGCGTACAACCGCTTCAGGTCGTCGGGCACCCGGTCGACCGCACCGAGGCTGCCGTCGTGCAGCTTCAGCGCCGCCACCGTCTCCGCGTCCCACAGGCCGCGCTCCTTGAGGTCGCGCACCAGGTGGGGGTTGACGACGGTGAAGTCGCCGGACATGTTCGACTTGACGAACAGGTTGCGGTAGATCGGCTCGATGGACTGGCTGACGCCGGTGATGTTGGCGATGGTCGCGGTCGGCGCGATCGCCATCACGTTGGAGTTGCGCATCCCGGTGGTCCGCACCTTCTCGCGCAGCGTGTCCCAGTCCAGCCGCCGGGTGGTGTCCACCTCCAGGTCGCCGCGGCGCGCGTCGGCGAGCAGCTCCAGCGAGTCGATCGGCAGGACTCCCCGGCTCCACAGCGACCCGTCGAAGGAGGCGTAGGCGCCGCGCTCGGCCGCCAGGTCCGCGGAGGCCTCGATGGCGTGGTAGCTGATCAGCTCCATGCTCTCGTCGGCGAACTCCACGGCCTCCTGGGAGGCCACGGGCAGCCGCAGCGTGAACAGCGCGTCCTGGTAGCCCATCAGCCCCAGGCCGACCGGGCGGTGCCGCAGGTTGGCGCGTTCGGCCTCGGGAATCGTGTACAGGTTCACGTCGATGACGTTGTCGAGCATGCGCACGGCGGTGCGCACGGTCCGGCGCAGCCGCTCGGCGTCCAGCCCGTCGGGGCCGACGTGGTTGGCCAGGTTCACCGAGCCGAGGTTGCACACGGCGACCTCGTCGACGCTGGTGTTCAGGGTGATCTCGGTGCACAGGTTGGAGGAGTGCACCACGCCGACGTGCTGCTGCGGGGAGCGCAGGTTGCACGGGTCCTTGAAGGTGATCCACGGGTGGCCGGTCTCGAACAGCATGGTGAGCATGCGCCGCCACAGGTCCACGGCGCGCACCCGGCGGAACACGCGGATCTCGCCGCGGTCGGCGGCGCGCTCGTAGCCGACGTAGGCGCGCGCGAAGTCCTCGCCGTAGCGGTCGTGCAGGTCGGGCACCTCGTCGGGGGAGAACAGGGTCCACTGGGCGTCGCTCTCGACCCGCTCCAAAAACAGGTCGGGCACCCAGTTGGCGGTGTTCATGTCGTGGGTGCGGCGGCGCTCGTCACCGGTGTTCTTGCGCAGGTCGAGGAATTCCTCTATGTCGATGTGCCAGGTCTCCAGGTAGGCGCAGACCGCGCCCTTGCGCTTGCCCCCCTGGTTGACCGCCACCGCGGTGTCGTTGGCGATCTTGAGGAACGGGACGATGCCCTGGCTCTTGCCGTTGGTGCCGTTGATGTGGGCGCCGAGGCCGCGCACGGGCGTCCAGTCGTTGCCGAGTCCGCCGGAGTACTTGGACAGCAGGGCGTTGTTGCTGATGCCGTGGAAGATCTGGGCGAGGTCGTCGCTGACGGTGGTGAGGAAGCAGGAGGAGAGCTGGGGGCGGCGGGTGCCGGAGTTGAACAGGGTGGGGGTGGAGCACATGAAGTCGAACGAGGACAGCAGCTCGTAGAACTCGACGGCTCGCGCGTTCCGGTCGTCCTCGCGCAGCGCCAGGCCCATGGCCACGCGCATGAGGAACGCCTGCGGCAACTCGTAGCGGGTGCCGTCGCGGTGCAGGAAGTAGCGGTCGTAGAGGGTCTGCAGGCCCAGGTAGGTGAAGCCCAGGTCGCGTTCGGGGCGCAGCGCCGCGCCGAGCCGGTCCAGGTCGAAGTCGGCGAGTTCGGGGGTGAGCTGTTCCAGTTCGATGCCGCGCGCGACGTAGGAGCGCAGGTATTCGGGGTAGCGGCGGGCCATGTCCGCGTGGGTGGCCTCGTCGCGGCGTCCGCTGAGGAAGGTCAGCGCCTCCCTGCGGAGCTTGTCCAGCAGCAGTCGGGCGCTGACGTAGGAGTAGTCGGGGTCGACTTCGACGAAGGTGCGCGCCGCCATGATCAGCGCGAGTTCGAGTTCGGCGGGGGTGATGCCCGGGTACAGGCCCCGCCGGGCCTCCGCGACGACCGTCTCCGCCGACGCGCCGGGCAGTCCCTGGCACGCCTCGGCGACCACCTGCCTGATCCGCTCCATGGGGACGGCGGAGGGGATCGGGGCGGAATCGACGTCCGTGTCGATGGTCAAGGTGGCTCCAACCTGGTAGGTGACAACCGGTTGGGGGATTGGCGGAAACCGCGCACACCAAAGGAGCACGTGACGTGCGATCGTGAACTCTCCCCGTTGCGCGACGGCTCTACCGAACCCCCGTGTCTGTGCGCTGCGAGCGCGTGCCGGTGGCGGGATTCCGGGGTCGCGGACGCGTCGCTTCTCCGCGTCCTGTCCGCCTCTGGCCGTTCCCGACCCTGAACCAGTGCCTGACCGCGACCTCTGTCCCGTTCAGCACTGTGGAACAGCCCTGAGAGCACACCGCTTCCCGCCGCCGAGGCCCTGTGTCCCGCGGCGAACCACCGGCGGGGCACGACTCTACAACACATCATCTAGGGGTGCTCACCGGAAAGAGACACAACATCATGGTGTGTCGGTTCTTGACTTTCACTATGTGAAATCGCGAGGCAACTCTCGATGAGAGTGCTGTTGTTCCTGCCGATACGGGCCTGTCTCCCCTTCCGCCCAAGGCCCCTGTCCAGAAGGTCACCAGCAGGGTGGCAGGAGCGCGTACCACCCCTGCCACTACGGCAAACATGGCCAGGAGCGGATATGGACTCTCGCCCTCGCGTGTGAATGACGACTCCGTGGAGTACGTGACTCCTCGTACTGTTCCGTACCGGGTGTGATGGAGGCTTTGGTGTGTCCCGCGTTTTTCGGAGTCGGATTCCTGGATTCTGGGGCCACGTGACCTCAGGGAGGGCATCGTGGGACGTCGTGGATACCCGGCCGAGTTCCGGCCACACGCCCCGGGGTGAATCGCCCGCATCGCCGACCAGCCCGGCGTCAACCGCGAGACGCCGCGCACCTGGGTGGCCCGGGCCGAGGTCGACGCCGGGCAGCGTCCCGGCACCACCACCGACCAGGTTCGAAGGATCACCGAACTCGAACGCGAGGTGCGTGAGCCGCGGCGGGCCAACGCGATCCTCACATCCGCGTCGGCTTTTTCGCCGCAGGACCCGACCGCCCACACATCGAGTGGTCGCCTTCATCGCCGCTCACCGCGCCGAGTTCGGGGTCGAGCCGATCTGCGCAGTGCTGCGGGTCGCCCCGTCCACCTACTACGCGGCCAGGCCCCGGCCGCCCTCGCCGCGCTCGCGCACTGATGCGGCCACCAGCGAGGCGGTCGCCAAGGTGCACGCCGACAACCACGGCGTCTACGGGGTGCGCAAGGTCCACGCCGAGCTGAACCGCCAAGGCCACCGGGTACTCGACACGTGGCTGCTGCCCGGCGGTCACCTGGAGGCCGAGGGCACCGACCTGCTGGCCGCGTCCCCGCGCGAACTGGCGGAGGAGACCGGTCTGCGCCCCGAGCGGGTGGTCCCCGAGGGGGGAAACCGACGCGGTCCCACTCGACATCGACATCCACCGCTTCCCCGCCAACCCGGCCGAGGATGAACCCGAGCACTGGCACTTCGACTT is a genomic window containing:
- a CDS encoding ribonucleotide-diphosphate reductase subunit beta, yielding MTTTADSTGLGEIQSGAARVDVTDKRMINSRADVNQLLPLKYRWAWEKYLAGCNNHWMPTEVAMQADIALWKSPDGLTEDERLMIKRNLGFFATAESLVANNIVLAVYRHLTNPECRQYLLRQAFEEAVHTHTFQYVCESLGLDEGELFNMYREVPSITEKDAWALRYTRNLENPDFTTGTPEADQAFLRDLVAFYVVFEGMWFYTGFAQILSLGRRNKMVGVAEQYQYILRDESIHLNFGIDVINQIKIENPHLWTEEFQDEVRTMLVEACALEVAYGRETMPRGILGLNAELCEQYMHFVTDRRAEQIGLAPIFGETENPFPWMSEMMDLKKEKNFFETRVIEYQTGGGLSWD
- a CDS encoding ribonucleoside-diphosphate reductase subunit alpha: MERIRQVVAEACQGLPGASAETVVAEARRGLYPGITPAELELALIMAARTFVEVDPDYSYVSARLLLDKLRREALTFLSGRRDEATHADMARRYPEYLRSYVARGIELEQLTPELADFDLDRLGAALRPERDLGFTYLGLQTLYDRYFLHRDGTRYELPQAFLMRVAMGLALREDDRNARAVEFYELLSSFDFMCSTPTLFNSGTRRPQLSSCFLTTVSDDLAQIFHGISNNALLSKYSGGLGNDWTPVRGLGAHINGTNGKSQGIVPFLKIANDTAVAVNQGGKRKGAVCAYLETWHIDIEEFLDLRKNTGDERRRTHDMNTANWVPDLFLERVESDAQWTLFSPDEVPDLHDRYGEDFARAYVGYERAADRGEIRVFRRVRAVDLWRRMLTMLFETGHPWITFKDPCNLRSPQQHVGVVHSSNLCTEITLNTSVDEVAVCNLGSVNLANHVGPDGLDAERLRRTVRTAVRMLDNVIDVNLYTIPEAERANLRHRPVGLGLMGYQDALFTLRLPVASQEAVEFADESMELISYHAIEASADLAAERGAYASFDGSLWSRGVLPIDSLELLADARRGDLEVDTTRRLDWDTLREKVRTTGMRNSNVMAIAPTATIANITGVSQSIEPIYRNLFVKSNMSGDFTVVNPHLVRDLKERGLWDAETVAALKLHDGSLGAVDRVPDDLKRLYATAFEIDPSWLVDAASRRQKWLDQAQSLNLYMAEPSGRKLDELYRRAWRRGLKTTYYLRSQSATHVEKSTLRGTDGRLNAVAPVAAAAPSPSPSPTPSPSPSPRPTAVPPNPAPGAAPAPDLDPDAAFCSLDDPDCEACQ
- a CDS encoding IS3 family transposase, which encodes MVAFIAAHRAEFGVEPICAVLRVAPSTYYAARPRPPSPRSRTDAATSEAVAKVHADNHGVYGVRKVHAELNRQGHRVLDTWLLPGGHLEAEGTDLLAASPRELAEETGLRPERVVPEGGNRRGPTRHRHPPLPRQPGRG